From the genome of Lotus japonicus ecotype B-129 chromosome 6, LjGifu_v1.2, one region includes:
- the LOC130723634 gene encoding pentatricopeptide repeat-containing protein At5g15280, mitochondrial, which produces MLHSLFTLRRHHSHFQHLLSSFSLIPPTHHHFSTTSATATATTTTPSHSHTTPVELSRVDFHGFAQSVLSSLSNKPRADASLKSHLLEVSTVVPDITRQFWRIPFLKPEHVLQILLGFQSECVLVGIPVEKVRSMYEIFKWGGQKNLGFEHYLQSYEIMASLLVQVGLLREAEDLLSELEGRGVLLGTREIFDNLIEGYVGLKELERAVFVYDGVRGRGMVPSRSCCHALLDLLVQMKRTQLAFRVAFDMVDLGAPLSGAEMKTLENVMVLLCVNGKIQEARSMVRKVLPLNSEVSSLVYDEIAFGYCEKRDFEDLLSFFVEVKCAPAAVIANRVINSQCSNYGVERAGMFLPELESIGFSPDEVTYGILIGWSCHEGKMKNALSYLSVMLSKSLVPRVYTYNALISGLFKVGMLEHASDILDEMIDRGTTPDISTFRVLIAGYCKSRRFDEVKILIHQMESLGLIKLSLMEHSLSKAFQILGLNPLKVRLKRDNDGKLSKAEFFDDAGNGLYLDTDIDEFENHITCVLEESIVPNFNSSIRKECSNNNLKNALVLVEEMLSWGQELLLPEFSMLVRQLCSSRSQIKSVSKLLEKMPQSAGKLDQETLNLVVQAYCKKGLLCKAKTILDEMLQNKFHVKNETYTAILTPLCKKGNIKGFNYYWNIACRNKWLPGLEEFKNLLGHICHRKMLGEALQFLEMMFSSYPHLMQDICHVFLEVLSARGLTDIACVILKQLQHCLFLDRSGYNNLIRGLCNEGKFSLALTVLDDMLDRNLMPCLDVSVLLIPQLCKAHRFDRAVELKDLILKEQPSFSYAAHCALICGFGNMGNIVKADTLFRDMLSKGLNPNDELCNVLIQSHCQDNDLRKVGELLGVTIRKSWELSLSSFRYLVQWMCVKGRVPFALNLKNLMLAQHPFDVPIIYNIMIFYLLSAGKKLDVSKILAEMEEKKVILDEVGHNFLICGFLQCKYLSCSLHYLNTMILKGLKPNNRSLRKVISNLCDGGELQKAVDLSEEMRFRAWIHDSVIQTAIVESLLSHGKIQEAESFLDRMEEESLTPDNIDYNHLIKRFCQHGRLTKAVHLMNIMLKKHSIPISTSYDSLIHGFCAQNKLDIASNFYSEMLNWNLKPQIDTVELLVLSFCHHGRTEQAEQFLVDMIHGGETPTRKMYCNVIKSYHMEKNLSKASELVQAMQKNGYQPDFEIHWSLISKLSSVKAKDTDNGGKGFLSRLLSKSGFSLKR; this is translated from the coding sequence ATGCTCCACTCTCTCTTCACTCTCCGGCGCCACCATTCGcatttccaacaccttctttcttctttctcccTCATTCCTCCAACCCATCACCACTTCTCCACCAcctccgccaccgccaccgccacaaccaccactcCTTCTCACTCACACACCACCCCAGTAGAATTATCCCGTGTTGACTTCCACGGTTTCGCTCAATCGGTGCTGTCATCCCTCTCAAACAAGCCACGCGCCGATGCCTCTTTGAAATCCCACCTCTTGGAGGTGTCCACTGTGGTCCCTGATATCACTCGCCAGTTTTGGAGGATACCCTTTTTGAAACCTGAACATGTGCTGCAGATTTTGCTGGGTTTTCAATCCGAGTGTGTCCTGGTTGGGATTCCGGTTGAAAAGGTTCGATCTATGTATGAGATTTTCAAATGGGGTGGGCAGAAAAACTTGGGTTTCGAGCATTATTTGCAATCCTATGAGATCATGGCATCACTGCTTGTGCAGGTTGGGTTGCTCAGAGAAGCTGAGGACTTGCTCTCTGAATTGGAGGGTCGAGGAGTTTTGTTAGGTACTCGTGAGATTTTTGATAATCTGATTGAAGGGTATGTTGGTTTGAAAGAGCTGGAAAGAGCTGTTTTTGTGTATGATGGTGTGAGGGGTCGAGGGATGGTTCCTTCTCGATCATGTTGTCATGCTCTGCTTGATCTCTTGGTGCAGATGAAGAGGACACAGCTTGCATTTCGGGTAGCTTTTGATATGGTGGATTTGGGTGCTCCTTTGAGTGGTGCTGAGATGAAAACTTTGGAGAATGTTATGGTACTGCTTTGTGTCAATGGGAAGATTCAGGAAGCAAGAAGCATGGTCAGGAAGGtgttgcctttgaattctgagGTTAGTAGTTTGGTTTATGATGAAATTGCATTTGGATACTGTGAGAAGAGAGACTTCGAAGACTTGCTTAGTTTTTTTGTTGAAGTGAAGTGTGCCCCTGCTGCAGTGATTGCTAATAGAGTCATAAATTCCCAATGCAGTAATTATGGTGTAGAAAGGGCAGGAATGTTTTTGCCAGAACTAGAAAGTATAGGTTTTAGTCCTGATGAAGTAACCTATGGGATATTAATTGGTTGGAGCTGTCATGAAGGGAAGATGAAAAATGCTTTGAGTTATTTATCAGTTATGCTATCAAAAAGCTTGGTGCCGCGTGTATATACTTATAATGCTCTTATAAGTGGGTTGTTTAAAGTTGGTATGTTAGAGCATGCCAGTGACATTCTTGATGAAATGATTGATAGGGGAACAACACCTGATATTTCAACTTTCAGAGTTCTTATAGCAGGGTATTGCAAATCTAGAAGGTTTGATgaagttaaaattttgattcATCAGATGGAAAGCCTTGGTTTAATTAAGCTTTCTTTGATGGAGCATTCACTTTCCAAGGCATTTCAGATTTTGGGCTTGAACCCTCTCAAGGTGAGGTTGAAACGAGACAATGATGGTAAACTTTCAAAAGCAGAGTTCTTTGACGATGCCGGAAATGGACTTTATTTGGATACAGATATTGATGAGTTTGAGAACCACATTACCTGTGTTCTCGAAGAATCCATTGTACCCAACTTTAATTCATCTATAAGGAAGGAATGTAGCAATAATAACCtgaaaaatgcattggttttggTTGAAGAGATGCTTTCTTGGGGACAAGAATTGCTTTTGCCTGAATTCTCGATGTTAGTGAGGCAACTTTGTTCATCTCGGTCGCAAATCAAGTCAGTGAGCAAGCTTTTAGAAAAAATGCCACAATCTGCTGGTAAACTTGACCAGGAAACACTCAATTTGGTTGTACAGGCATACTGCAAGAAGGGATTACTGTGCAAAGCCAAAACAATACTGGATGAAATGCTTCAAAACAAATTTCATGTCAAGAATGAGACATATACTGCCATATTGACACCCTTATGTAAGAAAGGAAACATCAAGGGTTTTAACTATTACTGGAACATTGCTTGTAGGAATAAATGGTTACCAGGGTTGGAGGAATTCAAAAATCTTCTTGGCCATATCTGCCATCGGAAAATGCTTGGGGAAGCATTACAGTTTCTTGAAATGATGTTTTCATCATACCCTCACCTAATGCAAGATATATGTCATGTATTTCTAGAAGTACTTTCTGCTAGGGGTCTTACAGACATAGCATGTGTAATTTTAAAACAACTACAGCATTGTTTATTCTTGGATCGTTCTGGTTATAATAATCTTATAAGGGGCTTATGCAATGAGGGGAAATTTTCTCTTGCCTTGACAGTATTGGACGATATGCTAGATAGAAATTTGATGCCTTGTCTGGACGTTTCGGTCTTGTTGATCCCTCAGTTGTGCAAGGCTCATAGATTTGACAGAGCTGTTGAATTGAAAGATTTAATTTTGAAAGAGCAGCCTTCATTTTCTTATGCTGCTCATTGTGCACTGATATGTGGATTTGGTAATATGGGGAACATTGTGAAAGCTGACACTTTGTTTCGTGATATGTTATCTAAAGGACTCAATCCAAATGATGAACTATGTAACGTTCTTATTCAAAGCCACTGCCAAGATAATGACTTGAGAAAAGTGGGGGAGCTACTTGGTGTTACCATAAGGAAGAGTTGGGAGCTGTCCCTATCAAGTTTCCGATATTTGGTGCAATGGATGTGTGTGAAGGGTAGAGTCCCGTTTGCTCTGAACTTAAAGAACCTTATGCTTGCACAACATCCATTTGATGTCCCTATCATATATAACATTATGATTTTCTATCTTTTGTCAGCTGGAAAAAAATTGGATGTGAGTAAGATACTTGCTGAAATGGAGGAGAAGAAAGTTATACTCGATGAAGTTGGTCACAATTTTCTTATCTGTGGTTTCTTGCAATGTAAATATTTATCTTGTTCTCTGCATTATCTGAATACCATGATTTTGAAGGGACTCAAACCAAATAACCGCAGCTTGAGGAAGGTAATAAGCAACCTGTGTGACGGTGGGGAGCTGCAAAAAGCAGTTGATTTGAGCGAAGAAATGAGATTCAGAGCCTGGATACATGATTCTGTCATTCAAACAGCTATTGTGGAAAGCCTTCTTTCCCATGGTAAGATACAAGAAGCAGAAAGTTTTTTGGACAGGATGGAAGAGGAATCTCTAACTCCTGATAATATCGACTATAATCACCTGATTAAGCGTTTTTGCCAGCATGGAAGGTTGACCAAGGCTGTTCATCTCATGAACATAATGCTCAAGAAACATAGCATTCCAATTTCCACTAGCTATGATTCTCTCATTCATGGATTCTGTGCTCAAAATAAATTAGACATAGCTTCAAATTTTTACTCTGAGATGCTAAATTGGAATCTGAAACCGCAAATTGACACGGTGGAACTGCTCGTCCTGAGCTTTTGCCATCATGGGAGGACAGAACAAGCAGAGCAGTTCCTAGTGGACATGATCCATGGAGGTGAAACTCCAACCAGAAAAATGTATTGCAATGTGATTAAGAGTTATCACATGGAAAAGAATCTTAGCAAGGCATCAGAGCTGGTGCAAGCCATGCAGAAAAATGGGTACCAGCCTGACTTTGAGATACATTGGTCTCTAATAAGCAAGTTAAGTAGTGTCAAAGCAAAGGACACTGATAATGGTGGCAAGGGATTTTTATCCAGGCTTCTTTCTAAAAGCGGATTTTCTCTAAAGAGATGA